In one window of Pseudomonas chlororaphis subsp. chlororaphis DNA:
- a CDS encoding OmpA family protein — protein MSSNKSLALALCLTVTGCAQTPQNDAEGGHWWSFGSDKAASKEAVQPVAKAAANEVSAAKSAATSTAKSATAPAAAKVENATASAAAPAAKAETTNWWWPFPSKDTSKDAVKEPVADAKAKADAATAAPKVAKTETGNWWWPFNQQPTSPTKADVKDIPMPDPKITQAWLDDYEPRLREAIKDSRLQLERRENTLVVTAPVDGSFNPDRPAMLLPVTLSPFTRVAKAVGTDAKTSVLVLGHADTTGAAAANQKLSRDRAQSVAAIFSLTGLKRDRLMLRGMGSVMPRAANDSAEGRALNRRVEIIVTQRSTMLALLSKYNQPTPSEAELVAVQDVKSVVPAASSKKAVAAKKAAPAKKAPAKKPVAKKETAKKTTTAKAPAKAATEQAKN, from the coding sequence ATGTCGTCGAACAAGTCTTTAGCCTTGGCTCTTTGCCTCACTGTCACCGGTTGTGCACAAACTCCACAAAATGACGCAGAAGGAGGGCACTGGTGGTCTTTCGGTTCCGATAAGGCCGCCAGCAAGGAAGCGGTGCAACCGGTAGCAAAAGCAGCTGCCAACGAAGTTTCCGCGGCCAAGTCCGCCGCCACATCCACCGCCAAGTCTGCGACCGCTCCTGCAGCGGCCAAGGTCGAAAACGCAACCGCTTCCGCCGCTGCTCCGGCCGCCAAGGCCGAGACCACCAACTGGTGGTGGCCGTTCCCTTCCAAGGACACGAGCAAAGACGCAGTCAAAGAGCCAGTAGCCGACGCCAAGGCCAAGGCGGACGCCGCGACCGCGGCTCCGAAGGTCGCCAAGACCGAGACCGGCAACTGGTGGTGGCCGTTCAATCAGCAGCCCACGTCTCCGACCAAGGCAGATGTTAAAGACATCCCGATGCCGGATCCAAAAATCACCCAGGCCTGGCTGGACGACTACGAGCCACGCCTGCGTGAAGCCATCAAGGACAGCCGCCTGCAACTGGAACGTCGCGAGAACACCCTGGTGGTGACCGCCCCGGTTGACGGTTCGTTCAACCCGGATCGCCCGGCCATGTTGCTGCCGGTCACCCTGAGCCCGTTCACCCGCGTGGCCAAGGCCGTGGGTACCGACGCCAAGACTTCCGTGCTGGTACTGGGCCATGCCGACACCACCGGTGCCGCGGCGGCCAACCAGAAGCTGAGCCGTGACCGTGCGCAGTCCGTCGCCGCGATTTTCAGCCTCACCGGCCTGAAGCGCGATCGCCTGATGCTGCGTGGCATGGGTTCGGTGATGCCTCGTGCGGCCAACGACAGCGCCGAAGGGCGTGCGCTGAACCGTCGGGTGGAAATCATCGTCACCCAGCGCAGCACCATGCTGGCCCTGCTGAGCAAGTACAACCAGCCGACTCCATCCGAGGCTGAACTGGTTGCCGTGCAGGATGTGAAGTCGGTCGTTCCTGCTGCTTCCTCGAAGAAAGCCGTCGCTGCGAAGAAAGCCGCTCCGGCGAAAAAAGCCCCAGCCAAGAAGCCTGTAGCGAAGAAAGAAACCGCCAAGAAAACCACCACTGCCAAGGCTCCAGCCAAGGCAGCGACCGAACAGGCGAAGAACTGA
- the pdxH gene encoding pyridoxamine 5'-phosphate oxidase has product MTQGLADMRRDYTRDGLTEAQAPVEPFTLFHRWFAEAVKTEQPPVEANAMTLATVDEEGRPHCRILLLKGLDAQGFTFFTNYDSAKGQQLAARPFAAMTFFWPALERQVRIEGRVVKVTAEESDAYFQVRPLGSRLGAWASPQSQVIADRQELEALLKNTEERFSDTQPHCPEHWGGYRLLPERIEFWQGRASRLHDRLNYRLQGADWVRERLAP; this is encoded by the coding sequence ATGACCCAGGGACTGGCGGACATGCGCCGCGACTACACCCGTGACGGACTGACCGAAGCCCAGGCTCCGGTCGAGCCCTTCACGCTGTTTCACCGGTGGTTCGCGGAGGCGGTGAAAACCGAGCAGCCGCCGGTCGAGGCCAATGCCATGACCCTGGCGACCGTTGACGAAGAGGGGCGCCCCCATTGCCGCATCCTGCTGCTCAAGGGGCTGGATGCACAGGGGTTCACCTTTTTCACCAACTACGACAGCGCCAAGGGGCAGCAACTGGCCGCACGGCCTTTTGCCGCCATGACCTTCTTCTGGCCGGCCCTGGAGCGTCAGGTGCGTATCGAAGGGCGGGTGGTCAAGGTCACCGCCGAGGAGTCCGATGCCTACTTCCAGGTCCGCCCGCTGGGCAGCCGCCTGGGCGCCTGGGCATCGCCGCAGAGCCAGGTGATCGCCGATCGCCAGGAGCTGGAAGCCTTGCTCAAGAACACCGAGGAGCGCTTCAGCGATACCCAGCCCCATTGCCCCGAGCACTGGGGTGGTTATCGCCTGTTACCGGAGCGCATCGAGTTCTGGCAAGGGCGCGCCAGCCGTTTGCACGATCGCTTGAACTACCGCCTGCAAGGTGCCGACTGGGTGCGTGAGCGCCTGGCCCCCTGA
- a CDS encoding outer membrane lipoprotein translates to MRKSVLLVASFSTMAMLLTGCQSNLSGDSYSRDEARRVQTVRMGTIESLRPVKIEGTKTPIGGLAGAAVGGVGGSAIGGGKGSIVAAVIGAVAGGLIGSATEEGLTRTQGVEITVREDDGSMRAYVQQVEQNEVFRVGERVRIMSVNGTSRVAH, encoded by the coding sequence ATGCGTAAGTCTGTTTTGCTGGTTGCTTCCTTTTCCACGATGGCCATGTTGCTCACCGGTTGCCAATCCAATCTGTCCGGTGACTCTTACTCCCGTGACGAGGCGCGTCGCGTACAGACCGTTCGCATGGGCACCATCGAATCCCTGCGCCCGGTGAAAATCGAAGGCACCAAGACCCCGATCGGTGGCCTCGCTGGCGCAGCGGTCGGCGGCGTTGGCGGCAGCGCCATCGGCGGCGGCAAAGGCAGCATCGTGGCGGCGGTCATCGGTGCGGTGGCGGGCGGCCTGATTGGTTCCGCCACCGAGGAAGGCCTGACCCGTACCCAGGGCGTGGAAATCACCGTGCGTGAAGACGACGGCAGCATGCGTGCCTATGTACAACAAGTTGAGCAAAACGAAGTGTTCCGCGTTGGCGAGCGCGTACGCATCATGAGCGTCAATGGCACCAGCCGTGTCGCCCACTAA
- the nhaA gene encoding Na+/H+ antiporter NhaA → MPLRSTFTRFFQLEAASGLLLIAAAMLALIINNSPLSWLYNGLLDTPVVAQIGALKIAKPLLLWINDGLMAMFFLLIGLEVKRELLDGHLSKPSQIVLPGAAAIGGMVVPALIYWFLNKDNPPALSGWAIPMATDIAFALGVLALLGKRVPVSLKLFLMTLAIIDDLGAIIVIAIFYSGALSTLSLVLAAACLAALVAMNRLGVVKLGPYMIIGLILWVCVLKSGVHATLAGVTLAFCIPLRTRNAEPSPLLSLEHALHPWVAYGILPLFAFANAGLSLQGITVESFTHYVPMGIAIGLLLGKTVGVFGLTWLAVKMGLAALPGGANWGQVLGVAILCGIGFTMSLFVGSLAFVPGSSEYAGMDRMGILTGSLFAALIGYAVTAAASRKNPQLPA, encoded by the coding sequence TTGCCTCTGCGTAGCACTTTCACGCGTTTCTTTCAGTTGGAAGCTGCCAGCGGTCTGTTATTGATTGCCGCTGCCATGCTTGCCCTGATCATCAACAACTCACCGCTGTCCTGGCTGTACAACGGCCTGCTGGACACTCCCGTGGTCGCCCAGATCGGCGCCCTGAAAATCGCCAAGCCCTTGCTGCTGTGGATCAACGACGGCCTGATGGCCATGTTCTTCCTGCTGATCGGCCTGGAGGTCAAGCGCGAACTCCTCGACGGCCACCTGTCCAAGCCTTCGCAGATCGTCCTGCCGGGCGCCGCCGCCATCGGCGGCATGGTGGTGCCGGCGCTGATCTACTGGTTCCTCAACAAGGACAACCCGCCGGCGCTCAGCGGCTGGGCGATCCCCATGGCCACCGACATCGCCTTCGCCCTCGGAGTGCTGGCCCTGCTGGGCAAGCGGGTTCCGGTGTCGCTGAAGCTGTTCCTGATGACGCTGGCGATCATCGACGACCTGGGGGCCATCATCGTCATCGCGATTTTCTACTCCGGCGCCCTGTCGACCCTGTCGCTGGTACTCGCGGCTGCCTGCCTCGCGGCGCTGGTGGCGATGAACCGCCTGGGGGTGGTCAAGCTCGGGCCGTACATGATCATCGGCCTGATCCTCTGGGTCTGCGTGCTCAAGAGTGGCGTCCACGCGACCCTGGCCGGCGTGACCCTGGCGTTTTGCATCCCGCTGCGCACCCGCAATGCCGAGCCTTCGCCGCTGCTGAGCCTGGAACATGCGCTGCATCCGTGGGTCGCCTACGGCATCCTGCCGCTGTTCGCCTTCGCCAATGCTGGCCTGTCGCTGCAGGGCATCACCGTGGAAAGCTTCACCCACTATGTGCCCATGGGCATCGCCATCGGCCTGCTGCTGGGCAAGACCGTCGGCGTGTTCGGCCTGACCTGGCTGGCGGTGAAGATGGGGCTGGCCGCCCTCCCCGGCGGCGCCAACTGGGGCCAGGTGCTGGGCGTGGCGATCCTCTGCGGGATCGGCTTCACCATGAGCCTGTTCGTGGGTTCCCTGGCCTTTGTGCCCGGCAGCAGCGAATACGCCGGCATGGACCGCATGGGCATCCTCACCGGCTCGCTCTTCGCCGCCCTGATCGGCTACGCGGTGACGGCCGCAGCCAGCCGCAAGAACCCACAACTGCCGGCATAA